A region from the Rufibacter sp. DG15C genome encodes:
- a CDS encoding LytTR family DNA-binding domain-containing protein: protein MKKETTYRAIVIDDDDLSRLILERHIQATPSLELIKSFNSSKEGLAWLLTNDDVDILFLDVEMPEMSGLELLRTLPKKPHTILITSHKDFAIQAFELQVSDYLLKPVDFTRFTQAVINTVKKLESSNAIAAVQPDELFVKVDNKIIKVNLQSIAFIEARGDYVVINTDTKKHIVYTTMSAIDQKLPADQFMRIHRSFIINLKRIELIEDDSVFMQDKYIPIGGSYQSKFYGRINKL from the coding sequence TTGAAAAAAGAAACTACTTACCGGGCCATAGTTATTGATGATGACGACCTCAGTCGTTTAATTCTGGAACGTCACATTCAGGCTACCCCGTCCCTGGAACTGATTAAGAGTTTTAACTCCAGCAAAGAAGGCCTGGCCTGGCTCCTCACCAATGACGACGTAGACATCCTTTTTCTGGACGTGGAGATGCCAGAAATGTCTGGCTTGGAGCTGTTACGCACGTTGCCCAAAAAGCCGCACACCATTTTAATTACCTCACATAAAGACTTCGCCATTCAGGCCTTTGAGCTGCAAGTCTCTGACTATCTGCTCAAGCCGGTTGATTTTACGCGCTTCACCCAGGCGGTCATTAACACTGTCAAGAAGTTGGAGTCTTCCAATGCCATTGCCGCCGTGCAGCCAGATGAGTTGTTTGTGAAGGTAGACAACAAGATCATCAAGGTGAACCTGCAGAGCATTGCCTTTATTGAAGCGCGTGGGGACTATGTGGTCATCAACACGGACACTAAGAAGCACATTGTGTACACCACCATGAGTGCCATTGACCAGAAACTGCCGGCAGACCAGTTCATGCGCATCCATAGGTCGTTCATCATCAACCTAAAGCGCATTGAATTGATTGAGGACGATTCAGTATTCATGCAGGACAAGTACATTCCTATTGGCGGTTCTTACCAAAGCAAAT
- a CDS encoding peptidase-C39 like family protein, whose protein sequence is MLPVSLLNKLQILTQPDDSTCGPTSLHAVYQYFKDDVSLEQVISEVSFLEEGGTLAVLLGSHALRRGYKVHIYSYNLHVFDPTWFKMPNEKIIQNLQEQLLYKKDAKLQMATHAYIEFLGLGGELRYKDLTHDLLDQYFSKGIPMLSGLSATYLYNCARERTNERDESIFDDVRGEPMGHFVVLAGFVDDQDKEHVIVADPYQENPLFRNNYYNVPISRLINAIMLGIVTYDANLLVIQPKDSNSPLA, encoded by the coding sequence GTGCTACCTGTATCTCTTTTAAACAAGCTTCAAATCTTAACCCAGCCTGATGACTCTACTTGCGGACCTACCAGCCTGCATGCGGTCTATCAGTATTTTAAAGATGACGTTTCGCTGGAACAGGTAATCTCTGAAGTCTCTTTCTTGGAAGAAGGCGGTACGTTGGCCGTTTTATTGGGATCTCATGCCTTGCGCCGCGGGTACAAAGTGCACATCTATTCTTATAACCTGCACGTGTTTGACCCTACCTGGTTTAAGATGCCCAATGAAAAAATCATCCAGAACCTGCAGGAACAACTCTTATATAAGAAAGACGCCAAATTGCAGATGGCCACCCATGCCTACATAGAGTTTTTAGGCTTGGGCGGCGAATTAAGGTACAAGGACCTCACACATGACCTGCTGGACCAATACTTCTCCAAGGGAATACCCATGTTGTCTGGCCTAAGTGCCACCTACCTGTACAACTGCGCCAGAGAAAGAACCAATGAACGTGATGAGTCCATCTTTGATGATGTACGCGGCGAACCCATGGGACATTTTGTGGTGCTGGCCGGTTTTGTAGATGACCAAGACAAAGAGCACGTGATAGTGGCAGACCCGTACCAGGAGAATCCGCTGTTCAGGAACAACTATTACAACGTACCCATCTCCAGGTTAATCAACGCCATTATGCTAGGCATTGTAACCTATGATGCAAACCTACTGGTAATACAACCCAAAGATTCTAATTCCCCTTTAGCTTAA
- a CDS encoding RimK family protein, with protein sequence MRKLVVVNNPKDWDIDIEEVEVIDAQRYLTDPAYIEMKSARVFNLCRSYKYQSSGYYVSLLAEARGHRAIPNVTTIQDMKSQTIVRAITDEINETIQKSLSKLKSKSFTLSIYFGQNVAKQYEKLSKQLHDLFQAPLLRAQFVYNKEWVLESISPIPVNEVPEHHMRYMMKYAKAYFARNRFSSARVSKKVYDLAILVNPTEKDPPSNDKALQNFIDAAGSLGFYTELITKEDYRRLSEFDALLIRETTSVNHHTYRFARRAHADGLVVIDDPVSILRCTNKVYLAELLTKAKVSIPKTMIIHRDNCVKVVEELGLPCVLKKPDSSFSQGVVKVKTEEELQEQLKDMLYESDLIIGQEFTPTDFDWRIGILDKQPLYACKYFMAKDHWQIYNWEGKKKDVSGNFETVPFADVPFNVLHTALKAANLIGDGLYGVDLKEIDGKAYIIEVNDNPNIDAGVEDQILKKELYLTILKSIKRRIELQKNIVNNNEPS encoded by the coding sequence ATGCGCAAACTAGTAGTAGTCAATAACCCTAAGGACTGGGACATTGACATTGAGGAGGTGGAAGTGATAGACGCGCAACGCTATCTCACAGACCCAGCTTATATTGAGATGAAGAGTGCGCGGGTGTTCAACCTGTGCCGTTCCTATAAATACCAAAGCAGCGGATACTACGTGTCTTTGCTAGCCGAGGCGCGGGGCCACCGGGCCATCCCCAATGTGACCACCATCCAGGACATGAAGTCGCAGACCATTGTGAGGGCCATCACAGATGAGATCAACGAGACCATACAGAAGAGTCTGTCCAAGCTCAAGTCTAAGAGCTTTACCTTGAGTATTTACTTCGGGCAGAACGTGGCCAAGCAGTATGAGAAGTTAAGCAAGCAGTTACATGACTTGTTTCAGGCTCCGTTGTTGCGGGCGCAGTTTGTGTACAACAAGGAGTGGGTATTGGAAAGTATTTCGCCTATTCCGGTTAATGAGGTACCTGAGCACCACATGCGCTACATGATGAAGTACGCCAAAGCTTATTTTGCCCGCAACCGCTTTTCCAGCGCCCGCGTGAGTAAGAAGGTCTATGACCTGGCCATTCTGGTGAACCCCACAGAGAAGGATCCACCTTCTAATGACAAGGCCCTGCAGAATTTTATTGATGCGGCTGGCTCTTTGGGCTTCTATACTGAGCTCATTACCAAAGAAGACTACCGTCGTCTTTCTGAGTTTGATGCCTTGCTCATTAGGGAAACCACCTCTGTGAATCACCATACCTACCGTTTTGCACGCCGTGCCCACGCAGATGGGTTGGTGGTCATTGATGACCCGGTTTCAATTTTGCGGTGCACCAACAAAGTATACTTGGCAGAGCTATTGACCAAGGCCAAAGTCAGCATTCCTAAAACCATGATCATCCATAGAGACAACTGCGTGAAAGTGGTGGAGGAATTAGGCTTGCCGTGCGTCCTCAAAAAACCAGACAGTTCTTTCTCACAAGGCGTGGTAAAGGTGAAAACAGAGGAAGAATTGCAAGAGCAGCTAAAAGATATGCTTTATGAGTCTGATTTGATCATTGGACAGGAATTTACACCCACCGACTTTGACTGGCGCATTGGCATCTTAGACAAACAGCCGCTGTATGCCTGCAAGTACTTCATGGCCAAAGACCACTGGCAGATCTACAACTGGGAAGGTAAGAAAAAGGACGTGAGCGGTAATTTTGAAACGGTTCCGTTTGCAGATGTTCCCTTTAATGTATTGCATACTGCACTGAAGGCCGCCAACCTCATAGGCGATGGTTTGTATGGCGTGGACCTAAAGGAAATTGACGGCAAGGCTTACATCATTGAGGTGAATGACAATCCAAACATAGACGCCGGCGTAGAAGACCAAATCCTGAAAAAGGAGTTGTACCTCACCATTTTAAAGTCCATTAAGCGCCGAATTGAGCTTCAGAAAAACATAGTGAACAACAATGAGCCCAGCTAA
- a CDS encoding glutamate-cysteine ligase family protein has translation MSPAKKLGLFAGYGVEMEYMIVDQDTLNVLPITDQVLTAQAGELTSDVERGDMAWSNELVMHVLELKTNGPASNLAGLHHKFHQEVQRINELLASMNAMLLPTGAHPFMDPFTETKLWPHDYSEIYEAYNKVFNCQGHGWANLQSTHLNLPFSSDEEFGRLHAAIRLVLPLIPALSAASPLLDGKVSGLLDTRLEVYRKNQQKVPQIAGDVVPEAVFTEQEYDDQIFQPMFQAIAPYDPEGILQEEFLNSRGAIARFSRGAIEIRIIDNQECPLADIAIVMVITEVLKMLVAENWSSWRQQKEIETSPLASVFVQSLKNGRKTTVTQSSYLKALGLPEEPTTLGEIWQQLWEKVKDNGAFDKETSQAIQVLLEQGNLAERMLRVLGTSPDLTEIKTIYRHLANCLSSNQLFIP, from the coding sequence ATGAGCCCAGCTAAGAAACTAGGATTGTTTGCCGGTTATGGGGTAGAGATGGAATACATGATAGTAGACCAGGACACCTTGAACGTTCTGCCCATCACCGACCAAGTGCTCACGGCCCAGGCCGGTGAACTGACTTCTGATGTGGAGCGCGGCGACATGGCATGGTCCAATGAATTGGTCATGCATGTGCTGGAACTAAAAACCAACGGACCTGCGTCCAATTTAGCCGGTTTGCATCATAAATTCCACCAAGAAGTACAACGCATAAATGAGCTGTTGGCGTCCATGAATGCCATGCTTTTGCCTACGGGGGCGCATCCGTTCATGGACCCTTTCACCGAAACCAAATTGTGGCCGCATGATTATAGTGAGATTTATGAAGCCTATAACAAAGTATTCAATTGCCAGGGGCACGGCTGGGCCAACCTGCAAAGCACGCACCTAAACCTTCCTTTTTCCTCAGACGAAGAATTTGGACGATTGCACGCAGCCATACGGTTAGTGTTGCCTTTAATTCCGGCTTTGTCTGCCGCATCTCCTTTACTAGATGGAAAGGTCTCCGGCCTATTAGACACCAGGCTGGAAGTCTACCGCAAAAACCAGCAGAAGGTGCCGCAAATTGCCGGCGATGTGGTGCCTGAAGCCGTATTTACTGAGCAGGAGTATGATGATCAAATCTTCCAGCCCATGTTCCAGGCCATTGCCCCATATGACCCCGAGGGCATTCTGCAGGAAGAGTTCTTAAATTCCAGAGGAGCGATTGCCCGATTTAGCCGGGGAGCCATTGAAATCAGAATCATAGACAACCAGGAATGCCCGCTAGCAGACATAGCCATAGTCATGGTAATCACTGAAGTTTTGAAAATGCTGGTAGCTGAAAATTGGAGTTCTTGGCGGCAGCAAAAAGAAATAGAAACTTCTCCACTAGCGTCAGTTTTTGTCCAAAGTCTTAAAAACGGCCGAAAAACGACGGTAACTCAATCTTCCTATTTGAAAGCCCTTGGTCTTCCTGAAGAACCAACAACCCTAGGTGAAATTTGGCAACAGCTTTGGGAGAAAGTAAAAGACAATGGGGCTTTTGATAAAGAAACTTCCCAGGCCATCCAGGTTCTCCTTGAGCAAGGAAATCTGGCTGAGCGTATGTTGCGGGTTTTGGGAACTTCGCCTGATTTAACAGAAATAAAAACTATTTACCGTCATTTAGCGAATTGCTTAAGTAGTAACCAACTTTTCATTCCATGA